The sequence below is a genomic window from Lolium perenne isolate Kyuss_39 chromosome 7, Kyuss_2.0, whole genome shotgun sequence.
catcgagcaccctcgcctcctccgccccgccgccgcccccagcctccccgccgccgccgctccgccccCAGCCTCCCCGCAGCCGCCCCCAGCCTCCCCGAGCTCCTCCTCCCCCGAGCTCCTCCTCCCCcagagctcctcctcctccctccaccGCCGCTCGGCCCGCTCCCGGCCTTCTCCCCCGACGCCGCTCGACGCCGCTCGGTCCGACCCCGTCGAAGGTATTTTCTTCCCCCTTTTTTTTGTAAATTTTGTTGATAGTATTGATGAGAAAAATAGGCACAAAATTTATATTTTGATGCAAATATGCTCATTTGTTGTAGATGGAGATGAACTCCGACGACTCCATGTCGTTGTCCTCCGAGTCCGGTTGGTCTTCGTCGGACGATTCAGACATTGAGGAGTTGCTTCAAGACGATGACGTGGAGATGATGAGCCTCCTCGTCGACGTCCAAGAGATCGAAGACCGCACAAAGTTGTTGTATCATAGGAGAGGATCGGTGATGGGGCGAGAGTACATTTACCGCAACCATGGTCTCGGGCACGAGCAACTGATGCGAGACTACTTCGCGAAGGAGCATCCTACATACCCACCTCGCCTCTTCCGGAGAAGGTACCGAATGCGCCGTAGTTTGTTTGTGAAGATTGTTAATGATTGTGAGGCCGCCTCGGATTACTTCAAGCATCATAGGTCCGCCTCTGGTCAATGGGGGTTTAGTGCTTATCAAAAGATATCGGCGGCAATGCGTGTGCTCGCCTATGGCGTACCCGCGGACTATACCGACGAGTATCTTCGCATTGGTGTACAAACAACCACGGATTCCGTCCGTAGGTTTGCAAAGTTGGTCATCCGGTTGTATGGTGATTTGTATCTTCGGGCACCCAACGAGGAAGATACAAAGAGGTTGATGGAGATGAATGAAAAAAGGGGATGGCTGGGGATGCTTGGTAGTcttgattgcatgcattggacatggaaaaatTGCCTCAAATCATGGCATGGAATGTATTGTGGAAAAAACAAGGATGCAACCATTGTGCTTGAGGCTGTGGCATCGGAGGACACatggatttggcatgcatttttCGGTTTGCCAGGTACACTCAATGATATCAACGTGCTCAATAGATCTCCTTTGTTTGCAAGATTAGTTTCCGGAGATGCTCCAACTTGCAACTACAAGGTCATGAACCATGAGTACTCAATGGGATACTATCTCACCGATGGCATTTATCCCGAGTGGGCAACTCTTGTGAAGTCCATCAAGGAGAAAAATGGTGTGCCCCTAACAAAAAAACAAGCTCATTTCACAAGGGCACAAGAGGCAGCCCGCAAAGATATTGAGAGAGCTTTCGGTAttttgcaagcaaggtttgccatAGTCCGGGGTCCAGCTCGTTTTTGGGACAAGAAGACCTTGCAGGacatcatgacatgttgtgtgattctaCACAACATGATCCTAGAGGATGAGAGAGGGTTAAACCTCCCTTGcttctatgacaatgttggcacccgTGTGCAACCGGAAAGGAACCCCAATCGCGTAGAAGCTTTTCTTGAAGCACATCGTGCGATTGAGAATGCAAACACTCATTGTCAACTCCGGGATGATCTTGTAGAGCACCATTGGCAGTTGGATGGGCGCGCCAAGGCTCATGATGTGTCTTTGTTTCACTTTGCTATGTCCTATTTGCTTCGAACAATTTTTTTAATTTGCCAAAAACATTGTTGTAATATTTGGAATGATTATCTTGTGCTTGAGAGTACTATTTGATATTGTAATAATAACTAGAATGATTATTGTTTGATTAATATGGTGATATTTGTGATATGAAACTATGATGAGGCCAGGTTTGAAGGTTTGAGGGTTGAGTCAAATAGTGGAACCCTCAAACCCTTAAAATTTAAGGGTTTGAGGGTTTCACTATTTGACTCAACCCTTAAAATTTAAGGGTTTAAGGGTTCCACTAAATGCCTCCTGTTTTTCACACCTCCAACCTCTCCAATTTTACCAATTCTCGACACTTATAGCTATAAGGGTTTAAGGGTtccattagacatgctcttaATGGCTAACTACCCATGCATGCACTAACCCACGGCCACCATACCGGCCACTAACTTGACCAAGCCAACATGCACATGCTGCTTCCTAACAAACTCCACGAACTAACTACACCAACGATTCACTCGGCAGGTTCTCATCCAGCTTGTTGTCCTTGGCACCTCC
It includes:
- the LOC127319153 gene encoding uncharacterized protein; amino-acid sequence: MEMNSDDSMSLSSESGWSSSDDSDIEELLQDDDVEMMSLLVDVQEIEDRTKLLYHRRGSVMGREYIYRNHGLGHEQLMRDYFAKEHPTYPPRLFRRRYRMRRSLFVKIVNDCEAASDYFKHHRSASGQWGFSAYQKISAAMRVLAYGVPADYTDEYLRIGVQTTTDSVRRFAKLVIRLYGDLYLRAPNEEDTKRLMEMNEKRGWLGMLGSLDCMHWTWKNCLKSWHGMYCGKNKDATIVLEAVASEDTWIWHAFFGLPGTLNDINVLNRSPLFARLVSGDAPTCNYKVMNHEYSMGYYLTDGIYPEWATLVKSIKEKNGVPLTKKQAHFTRAQEAARKDIERAFGILQARYNVKIKANSGKTKEHSMCNCARQVTFLLPTVVIQFYQK